TCCTCCGAGCGCCGGCTGCGGCCCTTCCTCGCGGCAGCGAGGAGCGCGATCATCGCCAGGCCGCAGGCGTGCTGGAGGCTGAAGTCTACCAGGCTCTGCAGCCCCAGGGCGAAGCAGCCCGCCGCGGCGCCCGCCTCCGCCCACGACTTCCGGCCGCGGACCGCGAGGCCCAGCCAGGCCACGCCGATCACGACGAGCAGGAGCCCGCCCACGACGAATCCGAGCTCCGCCAGCGCCTGCACCGGCTCGTTCTCCACGTGGGTGAACCACATCCCGGGGAAGGGCTTCTCCTGGTAGAGCCGGCCCGCCGTCTCGAAGGCGCCCTTGCCGATCCCCGCGAGCCCGCCCGCCTTCGCCGCGCGCCAGCCGGAGGAGAGGGCCTCGAGCTTCGCCTCGTCGTTCTCGGGATCCAGGGCGAGGATCGTCGCGATTCGCGTCAGGATCCGCGGAAACTCCAGGTAGATCCAGACCGCCACGCCGCCGGCCAGCGCGCTCGCCGCGCCCAGGGTGAGCCAGCTCCGCCAGCCCTCCGACTCGCGTCGGCGCCCCGAGCCGAAGGCGAGCGCCGGCACGAGCACCACTCCCGCCACGAGGCCCACGAAGCCGCCGCGGGACGCCGAGAGCACCGTGCCCGCGGCGCACGCCACGAACGACGCCGCCCAGGCGATCCGCATCCACCGGCGCTCCGTCGCCGCCGCGAGCCCCAGCGCGATCAGCCCGCCCAGGTTCAGGAAGCCCGCGAGGTGGTTCCGGTTCCCGAAGGTGGAGCGGATCGGGTTCGCCGCCTGGAACTCGTAGAGGCCGAAGAGGCTGCGCTTCTCGCCGGCGAAGAAGTGGCCCAGGCCCACCGCCGCCACCACGCCCGCCGTGATCGCCACGTAGAGGAGGAGGCGCTGCCGGGCGCCGCGGGCCGTCGCCGCGCGATGCTGGAAGACCATCGCGATCGCCGCCCACCCCAGCCACTTGGCCAGCTCCGCCGCTGTGGCCGGCCGGTCCAGGGTGATCGGCCGCCAGCTGCCGGAGCCGTCGAAGAGGGTGAGCTCCGCCACCCGCGCCGTCTCCGGCGCGATCAGCCGCAGCGCTCCCGGCGGGAGCGGCACGAGCTGGAGCGCGATCGCCGCGCAGACGCCCAGGAGTGCCAGCGGCAGCCAGCCCACCCTGGGGAAGCGTCCGTCCCGGCCCACGACCAGCACGCCGAGGGCGATCACGCCGACGCCCGAGACCGCCAGCATCGCGGGCAGGTGCACCATCCCAAGCGCCAGGGGCGCCGAGATCAGCGCCGCCGCGGCCAGCGCTTCTGCAACCCCGTTGGGGCTCCAATGAACTCTCATCTCAGGGACCGATTTTGGACCCGGATGGGTCGCATGATAAAGTCCAAAAGATGAAATCGACCACGCTGCGCTCCGTCCTCATCGGGCTCGCCTTGTCCGCGGCCGCCCACGCCTCGGCTCTCACTCAGCCCGGGGAGACCGCTCCGATCCCCGACGGCTTCAACCTCCTCGACTTCCTCGTGGGGGAGGGGGAGCCCTTCGCCGGGGCCAGCAAGGCCGAGAAGCTCCTCGATCTTCAGAGCCGGGTGGCGACCACCCCGCAGCGCTTCAACCCCAACTGCAGCCTCACCTTCAAGGTGATCGGGAGGGGTGCCGGCCAGCACAACAGCTTCGGCTGGTACAACATCACCGGCAGCCGGCCGGAGCCGGGCGATCTACACGAGTTCCTCTCCTGTGACGACGGCGTCGGCACCCTGAAGACCCTCGACATCGCCGCCGATCCCGCCTACCGCGGCGGCGAGATCGGCTTCTTCATGGCCACCACCCAGAAGCGCAACGCCGACGGCACGCCGGGCAGCGGCCTCATGACCGGCAACTGCGTGAAGTTCGACCCCACCGGGCCGCGCGACTCCACCCTGGGCTTCCTCTACTTCTCCGAGCCCCAGTGGAACGACGACAACAAGGGGGCCAACAGCTTCATCCACCTCCTCATCCTCGATAGCGGCGTCTACGACCAGGCCTTCTACTTCGGGTGGGAGGACCTCCACTCCGGCGGCGACAACGACTTCGAGGACATCCTCACCCGCGTCGAGGGCATCACCTGCTCCGGCGGCGGCGCCGACTGCGACACCGGCCTGCCCGGCGTCTGCGGCGCCGGCACCATGCAGTGCCGCAACGGCAGGCTCGCCTGCGCCCCCCAGGTGAAGGCCAAGGCCGTCGAGCTCTGCAACGGCCTCGACGACGACTGCGACGGCGTCATCGACAACGACGCCATCTGCCCCGACGGGCAGATCTGCCACCGCGGCGCCTGCGTCGCCAAGTGCTTCCCCGGCGAGTTCGGCTGCTTCGGCGGCACCGTCTGCGACGACGGCGTCTGCGTCGAGCCCGCGTGCGCCGGCGTCAGGTGCACCGATGGAGCCATCTGCGTGGACGGGGAGTGCAAGGCCCCCTGCGACGGCGTCACCTGCCCGATGGGCCACGTGTGCAGGGTCGGCGCCTGCGTCGATCCCTGCCAGGGCGTCGAGTGCGACGCGGGGCAGGTCTGCGACGCCGGCGTGTGCAAGGACGCCTGCGGCTGCGCACCGTGCCCGGATGGGACCGTGTGCGCCGCCGACGGCCGCTGCGCGGCGGTCGACTGCGCTGGCGTCGAGTGCGCCTCCGGCTTCGTCTGCCGCGGCGGCGAGTGCATCGACGCTTGCGCCGGCGCGGTGTGCCCCGGCGGCGAGGCCTGCGTGGCCGGTGCGTGCGTGCCCATGTCCGGCACCGGCGGATCTGGCGGATCGACCGGCACGGGCGGCTCCGGGCAGGGCGGCACCGGCGGCAGCTCCGGCTCCGGTGCCGGCGGTAGCGGCGGCGGTGGCCCGGGGGCGGGCGGTTCCGGGAGCGCCGCCGACGGCGCCAAGGACTCCAGCAGCTGTGGCTGCTCCGCCGGCGAGAGCGGTGCTGGCCTTGGCCTCCTGGCGCTGGCGCTCCTCAGGCGCCGGCCTGCTGTGGCCCGCGTGCGCCGGTAACGGACCGTTGGGTCGACAGTGTCTCGCGGCCCCGGTCGGCCGATCGCCGCGTGGGCGATCGGCCCGGGCCGGGGATCAGGCCGCGGACGAGCTGTCGCCGTAGTACCCGTAGCGCTTGTAGCTGTAGTAGCCGTACTCCTGGCTGCCCAGGTCCACGTCGTTCAGGACCGCGCCCAGGAGCGGGGCGTTCACGTCGCGCAGGGAGCGGAGCATCCGCGCGGCCAGGTCCTTCGTCGTCTTCTTGTAGCGGGCGACGAAGATCACCCCGTCCACCTGCGACGAGAGCACCGCCGCGTCCGCCGCCGCGATGAGGGGCGGCGAGTCGAGGATGATCCGGTCGAAGCGCGTTCCGAGCTCCTCCAGGAGCTCCTTGAAGCGCGCCGTGTGCAGCATCTCCGCCGGGTTCGGCGGCACAGGCCCGCAGGGCAGCAGCGAGAGTCCCGCGACCTCGGTGCTCTTCAGGGCGTCCTCCAGCCGCGCCTCGCCCACCAGCAGCGTCGAGAGGCCGCGCTCGTTCGACACGCCCACCGCGCGGTGCAGGCGCGGGCGGCGCATGTCCGTGTCGATCAGCAGGACCTTTGCGCCGTTCTGCGCCATCGCCACCGAGAGGTTCAGCGCCACCGACGACTTGCCCTCCTGCGGGCTCGTCGACGTCACCATGATCCGGCGCTGCTCCCTGTCCGGCGACATGAAGAGCACGTTCGTGCGCACCGAGCGGATCGCCTCCGCCTGCGCCGACTTCGGGTTGCGCGCCACGAACATGTCCCGCGCCGGGTCGTCCGTGCGGTCGTCGGCCTTCGCCCCCGCAGGCGCCAGCGTCGGCAGCATCCCGAGGAAGGGCACCTGAAGCACCTGCTCGATCTCGTCCTCGCTCTTCAGCGTGTTGTCGAGCATCTCCGCGAGGTACGCCGCGCCTACGCCGCCGAAGAGGCCCAGGAGCAGCGAGAGCGCCAGCACCAGCGCCGGCCTCGGCTTCACCGGCTTCAGCGGCGCCACCGCGGCGTCCAGGAGGCGGACGTTGTTCGCCTTCATCATCACCGCGAGGTCCGCGTCCTTCAGGCGGGAGAGCACCAGGTTGTAGAGGCGCTCGTTGTTCGACTGGTCGCGCTCCAGCTTGCGCTGATCGATCTCCCTCTTGTTCACCTCGAAGGCCTCGGCCTTCAGGCCCTCGATCAGCTGCTCCAGCGACGCCTGCGTGCCCAGGAGCTCGCGGTGCTCCGAGCGCAGCGACGCCACCGTCGTGCCCATCTCGTCCACGATCCGGGCCTGCAGCTTCGAGAGCTTCTCCTGCGACGCCAGGCGGGCAGGGTGCTTCTCCAGGTAGCGCTCCTCGATCGCCGTCGCCTCGCCCTCGAGCTTCGCGTACTCGTTCCGGAGGTTCGAGAGCATCTGGTTCGCCGCCACCATCCGCAGCTTGCGCGCCCAGAGCGGATCCGAGGGGCTCTCCTTCTTCGCCCGATCCGCCTCCGCGATCGCCGACTCCAGCTCCGCCCGCCGCGACATCACCTGCGTCAGCGACTCCGACAGGGTGTTCAGGCGCTTCGAGAGGATGCTCTGGCGGTCCTCCAGCGAGGTGGAGAGGATGTCGTTCTCCTTGCGGAAGTCGTAGAGCTTCAGCTCGGAGGCCTCCAGCTTCGACTTCAGGTCCGCCATCTGGTCCGCCAACCAGGCGGAAGCAGCGCGGGTGCCCTCCATCCGGCGGTCCAGATTGCTCTCGACGTAGGCCTCCACCACCGCGTTCGCGAGCTCCGCCGCGCGGGCGGGATCGCGGTCGTCCACAGTGATCTGCGTGAGCTGGGAGTTCTTCACCGGCTCGATCCGCAGGGCGTCCGAGAGCACTTCAACCGGGACGATTTTCTCCAGCGCCTGCGCGCGCTTGTCGGGATCCTCGATGTTCGCCACGCCGAGGAAGTCGAGGTCGCGGTCCAGACCCTTCTTGTCCACGACGCGCTGCAGCACCTCGCGCGAGGCGAGGACCTTGTACTGGGTCTCCAGGAAGTCCTTGTTCGACCAGTAGTCCGTGCCGGCGAAGTCCACCTGCTCGGTCTTGTCGCCCAGCAGGCGGGACGAGGACGACTCGATGATGATCGAGCTCTGCGCTCGGTAGACCTTCGGCGAAACGAGGAGGAAGCCGGCGCCGGCGAGGAGCGCCGCCAGCGTCACGCCCCCGATGAGCCAGGCGCGCTTGCGGAGGATCTTCAGGTGCTCGCGAAGATCGATCTCCAGCTCCGCCCCCGCCTCCTGGGCTGGGGCGGACCACTTCTGCTCGGCTCCTGGGTTCATCGCGCGCTTCCTTCCCCGCCCCCGGGCGCGGGATAGTCCAAAATCGCGCTTTTACCTGGGAGGGGGTAGCGGCGCAACCGGTGGTGTCGTCGACGGCGGAAGGGCTACCGCCTTGTTCGGCCGGGCGGAACGCCCATGCCATCAGCCGTGGCGCGGGCCTGGCGCTCGTCGAGCACCACCGGCGTGTACTCAGGCACGAGCCGCTGGAGGTCAGCGGCAAGCCCGCGTCCGCCACCGAAAGTAGCCGCAGGATCGCGTCAGGCAGGCCGGTGAAGAAGATCGGCCGGACCTTGCCGATGAACATCTTCGGGTGCCGGGCCTCGGGGCCAGGATCTCGCGGCCATGTTTGCCCGGGTCGTCGTCCAGGAAGCCCACCGGCTGGACCCCGAGGACCGGACGCAGGGCAGTCTCCCGCGCCACCACCAAACCCACCATCCCGGCGCCAATCCAGCATGGTGGATTGGCGTCGGCGGCCCAATGCACAGCGATCGATCTCTGCGGCAAGCAAAAGCCCTGCGGCCTCCGCACAGCGGCACGCATCCGACAGTGCTCAGGTTTAGTTGCGCCATCCCTTGATTATGGGACAGTATTCAAGGGAATACCCTCCTTCTTGCTTTGAGAATTCGCTCCGAGTAGGGTCCGCCACCGAACAGTTGCCCACCGGGTTGGACGTACCGGTAGGAGACTGGGGGCTCGAAGTGGGGGGTCGCAAGTGAAAGCGCCCAACGGCAGCGGAGTCGGCGTCTCAGGCCACCGCAGGAACATCCCTGGAGGAGTCGACGAGGGCGGTGCCTCGCGATGAGGACCGCTGCCGTCGCGTTTGGGTTGTCGCTTGGGATAGCCGCGGTCCTAACGCCTGTCATTCGCCAGTTGGCCCTGCGCTGGGGCTTCGTGGACCACGTCAGCTCGGCCCGGAAGATCCACGCGCGGCCGATTCCGCGCCTTGGCGGTGTCGCCATCGTTGCCGCCTTTTTCACTCCGCTTCTGGGCTTGCTCGTCCTCGAGAGCTCGACCGGACGGATGTTCCTTGCCGACCAGTCGCGAGCCTTGGGATTGTTCATTGGTGGGGCGGCAATCGCTGCGCTCGGGATCTACGACGACATTCGAGGCGCGAACGCTTGGGCAAAGCTTTGCATCCAGATCCCCATTGCGCTGTTGATGTTTCAGCTTGGCTTTCGGGTCGAGGTCATCGCCAATCCATTCGGTGA
The Vulgatibacter incomptus DNA segment above includes these coding regions:
- a CDS encoding O-antigen ligase family protein; this encodes MRVHWSPNGVAEALAAAALISAPLALGMVHLPAMLAVSGVGVIALGVLVVGRDGRFPRVGWLPLALLGVCAAIALQLVPLPPGALRLIAPETARVAELTLFDGSGSWRPITLDRPATAAELAKWLGWAAIAMVFQHRAATARGARQRLLLYVAITAGVVAAVGLGHFFAGEKRSLFGLYEFQAANPIRSTFGNRNHLAGFLNLGGLIALGLAAATERRWMRIAWAASFVACAAGTVLSASRGGFVGLVAGVVLVPALAFGSGRRRESEGWRSWLTLGAASALAGGVAVWIYLEFPRILTRIATILALDPENDEAKLEALSSGWRAAKAGGLAGIGKGAFETAGRLYQEKPFPGMWFTHVENEPVQALAELGFVVGGLLLVVIGVAWLGLAVRGRKSWAEAGAAAGCFALGLQSLVDFSLQHACGLAMIALLAAARKGRSRRSEETSAARAVDDELEVTPYAGHPVGARAAFGSRIPRPGLVLALSVAIIFTLGAAAAWPGLDEDGDRLVAKAEGAKDSAELEPLVHAALEKRPADHLPLDLMATRLLSEAEGPKRALPWINLLLTVQPHGPRGHLLAGEALARLGRNGQALLEYRTAARLGTQTMTRVVEIYPDSEAILEAAPSEAEPARQAAHALAKLQRSDDAIAVASRALELSPEDEGLLQALYWFETTAGRHEEALAHALRMRGLNPESDAAWANEARALAALGRKDEARARYAEGLERLRGSTSLVFGLAQLELAEKRPAEALEALSGLSVTVPVTTRVAYHELRARAFREQRAFLKARDELRLATRLAPDREGLRIALADVLLKLDRTSEAKSELDRLGDTPAARTARERLSRQADRDRAAKEAIEAERLERAASGN
- a CDS encoding DUF4114 domain-containing protein yields the protein MKSTTLRSVLIGLALSAAAHASALTQPGETAPIPDGFNLLDFLVGEGEPFAGASKAEKLLDLQSRVATTPQRFNPNCSLTFKVIGRGAGQHNSFGWYNITGSRPEPGDLHEFLSCDDGVGTLKTLDIAADPAYRGGEIGFFMATTQKRNADGTPGSGLMTGNCVKFDPTGPRDSTLGFLYFSEPQWNDDNKGANSFIHLLILDSGVYDQAFYFGWEDLHSGGDNDFEDILTRVEGITCSGGGADCDTGLPGVCGAGTMQCRNGRLACAPQVKAKAVELCNGLDDDCDGVIDNDAICPDGQICHRGACVAKCFPGEFGCFGGTVCDDGVCVEPACAGVRCTDGAICVDGECKAPCDGVTCPMGHVCRVGACVDPCQGVECDAGQVCDAGVCKDACGCAPCPDGTVCAADGRCAAVDCAGVECASGFVCRGGECIDACAGAVCPGGEACVAGACVPMSGTGGSGGSTGTGGSGQGGTGGSSGSGAGGSGGGGPGAGGSGSAADGAKDSSSCGCSAGESGAGLGLLALALLRRRPAVARVRR
- a CDS encoding GumC family protein, translating into MNPGAEQKWSAPAQEAGAELEIDLREHLKILRKRAWLIGGVTLAALLAGAGFLLVSPKVYRAQSSIIIESSSSRLLGDKTEQVDFAGTDYWSNKDFLETQYKVLASREVLQRVVDKKGLDRDLDFLGVANIEDPDKRAQALEKIVPVEVLSDALRIEPVKNSQLTQITVDDRDPARAAELANAVVEAYVESNLDRRMEGTRAASAWLADQMADLKSKLEASELKLYDFRKENDILSTSLEDRQSILSKRLNTLSESLTQVMSRRAELESAIAEADRAKKESPSDPLWARKLRMVAANQMLSNLRNEYAKLEGEATAIEERYLEKHPARLASQEKLSKLQARIVDEMGTTVASLRSEHRELLGTQASLEQLIEGLKAEAFEVNKREIDQRKLERDQSNNERLYNLVLSRLKDADLAVMMKANNVRLLDAAVAPLKPVKPRPALVLALSLLLGLFGGVGAAYLAEMLDNTLKSEDEIEQVLQVPFLGMLPTLAPAGAKADDRTDDPARDMFVARNPKSAQAEAIRSVRTNVLFMSPDREQRRIMVTSTSPQEGKSSVALNLSVAMAQNGAKVLLIDTDMRRPRLHRAVGVSNERGLSTLLVGEARLEDALKSTEVAGLSLLPCGPVPPNPAEMLHTARFKELLEELGTRFDRIILDSPPLIAAADAAVLSSQVDGVIFVARYKKTTKDLAARMLRSLRDVNAPLLGAVLNDVDLGSQEYGYYSYKRYGYYGDSSSAA